AAGCAGAGGAACAGGACAAATATCTGATGATGATCTCAAACAGGTATTTGATATTTGATCGGTGCTTTAAAAAGGGGCTATATGTAATAGTCTCTGCTACTGAaagtggtttcttgctgggacctggtggtggtgatggtcgtttgccaagagcttcagtcatcgtTACatttacaagaggttataatacacccccccccccccccccgagaagCGCTTCTTGTTGGCAGACTGGcggctacagtgactcgctatcggaaaatgataaaaacaggCTGACTTGACCGAGGCTAgtaggttagcatgctaactccagCTGCATTTTTATAGCAGTACAGTCCTTGATGTGAAAGTTTTACAGTTCCTCTGACGTCCACTGACCATGATGAGTGGGTATTCTGCGGCAGGTCTGACCCTGACATGAGTCTCCTTCAGGTACTGCTCAGCCTGCAGGGCTTGCTGGAGGCCAGGGAACAGGTTGCTGTACTGGATGGGGTCAGCCAAAGCATCTGCTGCCTTCTGGTTGACCTTGGACAGACTCTCCTTCCACAGCTTAACCaccctggaggaggagaagtgtaTACCGCTCACCAGTGATGcataatgtaaatacacacagagagatgggTATTCCCATTGTCAAAGGTTTCAGGaactgcatcattttttttgagcttttaaaagttttatgctctgggaaacaaacacaggtaTTTATTAGTGGTACGAACATATAGAATTTCTCCAGAACGGATTCAGATATATGATTCATGTatgtacacagacacagccAGTACCTTGACACATGGCTGGGCAGATATGTTCTTGCCAGGAATGCAGCCTCTGGCAACCGATCTGTTTTGATGAGAAGGTCCAGACATTTGTCCAAtctggacaaacacacaaaaatagcgatgacaaaaaataaataaaatataaacaagttCAAACAGCTCCTCTCCCCGTCCACTCCTCAGATACTCGCCTTCCTTGCATGAAGTAGGTGAGGAAGGCCACATTGGTCTTCCCATCCTTCTCTGCCCCTTCGGCTAGTTTGCCCACCATGTCTGTGTTGCCTGAGGCAGTGGCCAGCAGCAATAATCCCCCATAATCCTGAGCTTGGTGCAGACACTCCTGGGCCAGGCTAAACTGGCACTTTGTAGTAGCAAGCTCTGCCAGCTGCTTCCATTTCTGCTCTGACTGGAGCCCCCACATGTCAAAGTgccaaagagacagaagagaggattatcacaacacaacaatacacTGTGAAGCAGTTACTCAGTATGAGATGCCAGGGTTGTGACTCACCCTGTCAGACTTGTAGAGGAAGAATGACTGATTCTATACACATTATCCTGCATATTACATCGCTACTGATGAAAGAAAgtcattgaaaacaaaacagtgaagctATTAAGTAAGAATTTGCTCGAACATGATGATGCACTTAAGTGTCATTCTTCAGTTCTCAACAACACTTAACATTAAGAGCATATTTatctccttgacatttgcatttgtataGCTGTTATTCATGCTAGCAGCGGGGCTCTAGGGATGGTCATGGATCGCAATAAAACTGTAAAGACATTATTGGTCCCCAGAGGGTAAACCCTAAGAactttggtgattccctgacttttgGATGGATGGGTTTTTTTGAGTGGGCTTTTGGTTAGACGGCTGAAATAAGGTCAAGTTAActaacacaagctcaagacattttcatgatttattctacaacataaaatacaccagtaaataccccagtcatgatttctttaagcttttacatctCTTAAAAAGGCTGGGTGCTAGGAAAGCACTAAATCAAACTTCAAGTTGAAGTTTAGCGGTGGTGACATTGAAGTCATGCGAATGCGGTCTAGCTCGTTTATAGACTTAATTGGCTTTTTACTTCTGGCGATTGTATTAGgctttaaaaaatcataaaagtggttcatttgtgaagattatcctGCGGAGCAAAACGTGTCGgtatcaaacttttttttgtcacagagtttattttctgcagtaatccaaaagtCAATCGAAAAATcccattgatttttttgtcgagggaaccagggtgagGCTAACTTCAAGGTTGACCTACAAAAACACTTCATCCCTGCAGCAGTGTGACTTTggtgtttcatgtttttcacaGAACAACTGATGCCATCCCCATCAGACTCAGCTGTACTTCTTGCATGATAACATACTTCACTAGTAAATATGGTAAACCTTAGAATTTGAGCATGTTGATGTTTGCACTGACCTCTGCCTCCAAGGCCAGTTGGTAGGCCATCTTGAGCTCTCCCAGCTGCAGAGCAAGTTCAAACTTGTGTTCTGGGTCTGTAGACACAGCCAGGGCCTGCTGTCTGAAGCCCTacacaacacaagaaaacacactaTATACataagtatttttattttatttattctgctcTGTAAAGCACAGTGGCCGACAGTGGGAAGGTTAGATATGTGAAAAAGTGAAGTAGTAAGAGTGCGTGAGAAGCAAAACCATCCCCtgcataaatatattttaaaataaacacgCAAAAATTCTGCCAGGAGGTTTTACTCCATCTGGCTGCCTGATGTTCTGTAATTTATGCACCAAACCCTGAATTTATTGTCTTCTCAAGCAGAGAGAAACGGACGTGGACTTCTAAGTGCAAAAGTTGGAAGACGGACATACTGTACCTGTTTCTCCAAGAAGTTGGCAACCCTGGTCCTTTGCTCCTTGGGGATTGTGGGTAGAACTTTGTCGGCTGTGCTAAAGTCCCTTCTCATGACGGCTGTCTGGTACTCCAGCACAGAAAGCAGCAGGGAGTAGCTGATGATGTTCAGCTCCTTGTCTCCAAGGTAGAGACGGTCATCCTTGGGGATATAGCCCAGCAGATACATAGTCCTACACCAGAGAAAGACCAGTTTTAAGGAACCCGTCTGAGCATATTTTATGGTATGAGAATGCTGGACGCCATGAGACAGCAAGCAGATTCATAGTCAGAGAGTAGATTTTCTCTGCACGCCAAGGACTCGGCTGTAATGCTGATGATGGCTGAGGcacatttgttttgtgctgctgcCATACGCCATGAATAAACCATGACGGGTTTGCCAGTGCATCTTTgctaattttacatttattaatgcaTCTCGCCTGTCCATGTGAGCAATGGTGATGATCTCTCCCCCAACATAGTAGTTGAGTCTGTTAACAGAGCTGGTGTAGATGAAGCAGTCTCCCACCCATACGCCTGTCTTCACCACCTCCGGCACCTCCCCCAGCACCTAGtcagcaagaaaaaaacaagaacgaCAAAGAAagaccttaaaaaaaaaaacctccagcaTAATTCCTCTACAGACTATCTGCATTCTCCAGAAAGTCAAAtttcaaacaagaaaacaccaAATGCTGGCAAAGGCATGAGCATGCAGCAGCTAGTAGACactttcttctgtgtttttaaagattacATTCTGCAAAAATGAATTGTATCCTAGTGTATTTCTTAAAATATACTACATGCGTCTCTGACCTCGAAGGCGTCCTCTATGCCATCCTCAGACATGTCTTGCTTGGATTCCTGAGCTGCTGACACTTTCTCTGGCAGATAACGCAGCACAAAGAAAGACTCATCTGTAGCGATACACACCAGCTCTCCAGAGTCAGACCAGAAGATCTAAAGACAAGAGGAAGATTATAAGAAGCAATAGCCAGAGTAACGGGAATGGTTAAAGCCATGGGAGTGTGACTCACATGTTTTGGTTGGATCTCAATGCGGCGGACTAGTTCGGCACTCTCCCAGTCGTAGAAAGCTAGGCCGCTGTTTGACCTCACTCCCAGTAAGAAGCCGGCAAAGATACCTGTGGGACagcattacacacaaacacattgtacacacacatacacacacacacacacacagatgtctgTCAGATCAACAAATTGAATGGGAAATCAAACTCACCTTCAGCCCCAAAGTCAGGTTTAAAAACCTTCTTCTCTTTGAAGTTCTTAAAGATTTTGACCATACTGTTGCCTTCCCTTATGGCATACCTGTAAATATAATGTACACGGTTAAATATAATGCTGAGTTAATTATACTTGTAACATATATTgtaaaaggaataatttgactttttgagACATACAAATCAATACCACTTTCATGTGtgcacagtaaatatgaagctacagtcagcaggCAATTAgctcagttagcttagcatagcacaaagactggaagtgGGGGGAAATAGCTAGGTTAGCTCTCTCCCAAAAACACAactaccagcatctctaaaACTTTATACTTAACACATTATGTCATTTGTTTGATTACTTGACAAACAGGGTAGCTGGTGGGCATTTCTTTGAACActggacagagctaggctaaCTCTTTCCTCCAGGTTCCAGTATTTATTCTAACCTAAGCTAGCTGAGCTAATTGCCTGCTGGCTGTAGGTTCATACGTTACCATACCAACCATACAAACATGAGAGtagtgtcaatcttctcatctggTGCTTCCctagaaagcaaataaatgtcaAAGTGTTTCTTTAAGGTGTGTAAAGACTTACTGTGAGGAGTCATGTGCCCAGACGAACTCCTGAGCTGAGCCAAAGCTCTTGTTCCTCAGGGCCATGGCCGTGTAGATGATGTACTCGCCATCTCCACACACCACTACAAACCTGCagatacacaaagacacaacatgcacacatatatgGATATAAAATTATATTGAAATCTCAAACAAGGATGATACACACAATTCTGCACACCTTCTACCTGCACTAACCCGTGTCCTGGGATAGAAACATACCTACTGTACAGTCCAGGTTTCATTTGGACTTTAGTCATGTGCTCATAACCAGTTGTGTGCAAATGGATTTAGGAAAATGATCAAAGGTGTCAAATAAAAACCTTTGCACACAATCAATTTCACTTGTAAAACTAAAGCCAATGTCAAAGGAGTAGTTTTAGTAATTTACAAAACTGAGCAGtggaatattacattttttggaaGGCTGTCAATTAAACATCTTCTAATAATCATCCAATCAGAcgataatgttttcattaattattgTTTCCTTTCTCTGGCATTGAGTAAGCATGGGTAAAAGTGCTCTCAGGGGCAACTCAACACAGACCCACAGCGCGGTGTCTCACCTCCCGTTGGGGCTGTGCTGGATGGTCTGGGGGTAGATCTCACAGCTGCCCATGTCTTTGACACCCAGCGCCagcctctctccatccctcatcTCAGCCTCTCCCATGGCCTTCAGGTTGGCCTGCTGGACTTCGGAATGGCGAGCCCACATGACCTTCCCACTAGAGTCCATGGACATGGCGGGCTCCTCCCGACCcagctgagagagacaggaagacgAGAGATGAGGCGCCAGATatgagaaaaaggaagagaaaacgGTATTATAGAGGAATGTAATGATAGGGAACCGGTGGTTAAAGGAGGGGCACCTTTTTAATAACACAGGTCAGCAAATATTCCTTCAGCTTACACAATGCAATCTGCTCATATCATACACTCCAACTGACGCCATATTATTTGGCTGCACATAGCTGCCGTTGGGGATAAAGAGGTCATGCCCTCTATTTTCTCTGGGGATTTGTGGGTATTAACAACCTGAATTGCtctttttacagtttaaaatcGAATGTTAACGTTAaattttctgttaaaaacaGATTACTGACATTATTTTCCAAGTCAGTGGCTGTCTATGACAGTCTTTTGGGCCCCAATGAGTAGAGGCTCTATACTGTGGTTTTTAACATTTGCTATTGTTAAAAACACCAGCACcagacagacaacacaacaaaacagtatACCTTGATGATGATGCTGCCTTCATCATAGCCCAAAGCCACACTGTTGGAGCCAGGCTGGCCACATATACACCACACCCTCTCCATGCCATAGTTGAGTGTGTTCTCCAGTCGGTAGGTGTTGGAGTGCCACACTCGAACAGTGCCTAAGGAAACAAAGAGCTCACATTGAACTCACATTGAGGTGCTGAGCTGAATTTGGGTTGTagttttgctctgtgtgtgtgtgtgtgtttgtgtgtgtgtgtgtgtttgtagttcTCACCATCCTCAGAGCCTGTGAGGATGATTGGCAGCTCGGGGTGGAAGCTGACGCAGGTCACGTTCTGGGCGTGACCCTCCAGGGTCTGAACACAAGTTTTGTTCTGGTAAAGACACGCAGCACATACACTCATCATATGATGTCACGACCAACACTGCATCTAAACTgctcatgtgtgtatgttatctATATATAACACATATAGTGTAGAGACATTAAATGCCAGCTCAACAATTAAGACACCTTTAGAAATCAGATGTTCAGTTTTCAGAGCCATGTGAGGTTTGCTGGAAGATACGTACAGCTCGGTTATGGAATCAGATACTTAACATGGAAGAAAGCAGGCTCCCTGAAACATATTTATCTGAGATAAAGGAATGACTGGCTCTTGATCAAAGTACGTGCGCACATTGTTCTACAACTGTGAGTGTGGTGAGGCATTTTTTAATACAGAGAAGATAATATTTGTCTGTTCAGAGAATCTATGTTTGCTCAGAGTAAAGAACGGAGGGAAAACCATAATTGCATACACGTAGGAAGACATACTGTGAAAATGGCAGTGAAAATGATGTTGTACATAATATATCTGAAAAGCAAAGATTGTAATGTGCCCAGTTCTGATATTCTATCTCTTAATGTTGAAACTTGGTGGTTTGTCAGTCTGGAAAAAAAGTGGATTTTTTCAGTGCAGTTTctgaataataaagaaaatcagTTCCATTCTGTTTtctaaggttttttttgtttttttttcacagagaaCTGCGCAATACTTgtgtattaaattaaatacatggTGTGTAGATGATACACAGATACTGAGATGGCTGATCAAACATGAAACGTTTAAATGATCCAGTTACCTGGAGAATCCTGAGAGATGACAAATAAACTGTAGGCTCATAGCGGTTCTTTTTAACATGCAGCTCATTCGGcctaattatttattattttcttcatttgggCTTGAGCATATTGAAGTACCGGGAgatgtatgttttttaaattagcaGTGTATAACACGGCACAGAACTAAACACCGACTCACTAGCTAACAGCTCACTAGCTCACCTGATAATCCCAGATCTTGACAAGTCGATCGTCAGCCCCTGATATGAGGTACGGCTTGTCTCCTCCACTGTAGTAATCAATACAGTTCACTCCCTTCTCATGGCCCTCCAGAGTGAAGTTAGGAGTCCTGGAGCCCAGCTGCCACACCTACAACAGGCGGAGTGGAGATATGctgagaggaagtgtgtgtgggagtgtgtctGAAACAGCAACCAAGGACTGTCCATGTATTTTATGAGTTGTAGAGTGATTTCTATCAGTGTATCATTGTTATTTTGCAACTGTTGCAAGCAAATAAAGTCTTGGTCACGATGATGGTAGTGTTTCTCCAGATTGaaaccacatttcccataatcccTGTTAATTCTGGCTGTCacttttacattcatttaaacaaGAAGAGCAacacttttcttctgtttgtgccCTGCAGCCATTTTCCTTTGTGTgcctttgcatgtgtgtgcgtgtatctgtgtatgtgtgtcaacCTTAATA
The Seriola aureovittata isolate HTS-2021-v1 ecotype China chromosome 4, ASM2101889v1, whole genome shotgun sequence genome window above contains:
- the LOC130167986 gene encoding coatomer subunit beta'-like, coding for MPLRLDIKRKLTARSDRVKSVDLHPTEPWMVVSLYSGGVVVWNHETQTMVKNFELCDLPVRVAKFVARKHWIIAGADDMHIRVFNYNTLERVHMFEAHSDYIRCIAVHPTQPYILTSSDDMMIKLWDWDRKWACSQVFEGHTHYVMQIVINPKDNNQFASASLDRTIKVWQLGSRTPNFTLEGHEKGVNCIDYYSGGDKPYLISGADDRLVKIWDYQNKTCVQTLEGHAQNVTCVSFHPELPIILTGSEDGTVRVWHSNTYRLENTLNYGMERVWCICGQPGSNSVALGYDEGSIIIKLGREEPAMSMDSSGKVMWARHSEVQQANLKAMGEAEMRDGERLALGVKDMGSCEIYPQTIQHSPNGRFVVVCGDGEYIIYTAMALRNKSFGSAQEFVWAHDSSQYAIREGNSMVKIFKNFKEKKVFKPDFGAEGIFAGFLLGVRSNSGLAFYDWESAELVRRIEIQPKHIFWSDSGELVCIATDESFFVLRYLPEKVSAAQESKQDMSEDGIEDAFEVLGEVPEVVKTGVWVGDCFIYTSSVNRLNYYVGGEIITIAHMDRTMYLLGYIPKDDRLYLGDKELNIISYSLLLSVLEYQTAVMRRDFSTADKVLPTIPKEQRTRVANFLEKQGFRQQALAVSTDPEHKFELALQLGELKMAYQLALEAESEQKWKQLAELATTKCQFSLAQECLHQAQDYGGLLLLATASGNTDMVGKLAEGAEKDGKTNVAFLTYFMQGRLDKCLDLLIKTDRLPEAAFLARTYLPSHVSRVVKLWKESLSKVNQKAADALADPIQYSNLFPGLQQALQAEQYLKETHVRVRPAAEYPLIMPNEERNVLEESARFASEEEVSEPEEAVESMEESFIVAATEAAAVEEPVPLQQETTAVVSAVEEESLPTAASPLPVAITQEHVEVAAFEPEVAAIKEDIITKFEEASLSVEEDVLEESTTEFTPKEPEVVQSRPVDDVSSSDEEDVQETSPATDAVPAPCVSQTCLTETIETIMATEEAPGETVATKTMATEDVLVTTALTADTNVKLPDYDELEKDVMSLDAPPIKDAPAAAEGPPVTKELVLETAPSAVAVEELISFENTDSSLLDVPVQVQAFPEFVLDPLLDPLEDAMPVLKPDPAQEPEQEGLPVKPEEILEPPVPLQPEPEVLLPVAPTEKNIAEQETAPEGAEDPAEDLDEEMTEEVLDDLDLDNFDLEEIDTTDVNLDEDFLSD